In Streptacidiphilus sp. P02-A3a, the DNA window GCGCTCGATGATGTCCAGGTTCGCCAGCGCGACGGCCGCGGCCACCGGGTGGCCGTTGTAGGTGTAGCCCATGGGGAAGCCCTGGTCGGCCAGCAGTTGCTCGGCGACGTGGTCGCCGACGAGCAGCGCCCCGAGCGGGATGTAGCCGGAGGTGATGCCCTTGGCGGTGACGATGATGTCCGGGGTGACGCCGAAGTGCTGGGCGGCGAACCAGGTGCCGACCCGGCCGTAGGCGGTGACCACCTCGTCCAGGATCAGCAGGATCCCGTGCCGGTCCAGTACCTCGCGCACCCGCGGCCAGTAGTCGTCCGGCGGGACGAGCATGCCGCCGACGCCCATGATCGGCTCGCCGATCATGGCGGCGATGTTGCCGGGCCCGATCTCGGCGATCCGCTGCTCCAGCTCGGCGACGAGGAAGTCGGTGACGGCTCCGGGGGTGTCGGCCGCCCCGGGGTAGAGCTCGGTGCGGTACGGCCACGGCGGGGTCAGGTGGGAGACGTGCGGCATCATCGGGGCGAAGCCCTCGTGGTAGACCGGGAATCCGGTCGCCGAACCGCCGCCGTAGCCGATGCCGTGGTAGGCCTTGTGCCGGGCCAGGATCCAGGTCCGGTTCGAGTCGCCGCGCCGGTGGTGGTAGTAGCGGGCCATCTTGATCGCGGCCTCGTTGCCCTCCGAGCCGCCGGAGGTGAAGTAGACGTGGCCGAGACCCTCCGGCGCCATCGCGGTGAGCCTGGTGGCGAGTTCGATCGCGCGGTCGTTGGAGAACTCCCAGAAGCTGGTGAAGTACTCCAGCCTGGCCATCTGCTCGTAGGCGGCCCGGGCCACCTCCTCCCGGCCGTGGCCGATCTGCGCGAGCCACAGGCCGCCGGTGGCGTCGAGGTACGAGCGGCCGTCCACGTCGGTGAGCCGACAGCCGGAGCCGCCGGTCATCACGACGCGCTCGGTGACCGAGCCGGGCAGGTAGGGGTGGATGATCCGGGCCCGGTCCGCTTCGCGCAACTGCTCGGGGGTGAGCGGGGTACGGCTCATGGCGGTGCCGCCTTTCGTGTCGGGGACGAGGTGGGGGAAGGGGTGGTGCTCCTGGGCGGTACTCAGCCGAAGGTGATCCAGGTCGTCTTCAGGCCGGTGTACTTGTCGACGGAGTGCGGGGACAGGTCGCGCCCGAAGCCGGACTGCTTGAAGCCGCCGAAGGGCGTGGCCGGGCTGAGCGCGTCGACGGTGTTCACCGACACCGTCCCGGCGTGCAGTGCCTCGGCGACGCGGTGGGCGCGGGCCAGGTCGCGCGTCCAGAGCGAGGCGGCCAGGCCGTAGGGCGAGTCGTTGGCGATCCGGACCGCGTCGGCCTCGTCGCGGAACGGCAGGACCGTGAGCACCGGGCCGAACAGCTCCTCGCGGGCGAGCGGGGCGTCCTCGGGCAGACCGGCGACGATCGTCGGGTGCACGTAGGCGCCGACGCGATCGGGGCGGCCGCCGCCGTGGACCACCCGGCCGCCGGCCGCGCGGGCCGCGTCGACGGCGGCGACCAGCCGCCGGGCCTGCGCCTCGTCGACGACCGGGCCGAGACGGGTGGCCGGGTCCAGCGGATCGCCGGGGCGGTACCCGGCGGCGTGCTCGGCGACCCGGGCGGTGAACTCCTCGGCGATGTCGGCGTGCACCAGCAGCCGGGTGTTGGCGGAGCAGACCTGTCCGGCGTTGAAGCAGAAGCCGGAGGCGGCGCGTTCGGCGGCGGCGTCCAGGTCCGCGTCGGGGAACACCAGGTTGGGGCTCTTGCCGCCCGCCTCCAGCCAGACCTGTTTGCCGTTGGACCGCGCGGCGTAGCCGAGGAACAGCCGCCCGACCGCCGTGGAGCCGGTGAAGGCCAGCACGTCCACGTCCGGGTGCAGGCCGAGCGCGCGGCCCGCGGTCTCGCCGAGGCCGGGGACGACGTTGAGCACGCCGTCCGGGATCCCGGCCTCGACCGCGAGCCTGGCCAGCAGCAGCGCCGACTGCGGCGACTGCTCGGCGGGCTTGAGCACCACGCTGTTCCCGGCGGCCAGCGCCGGGGCGAGCTTCCAGGAGGCCAGGTCGAGCGGGAAGTTCCACGGTACGACCGCGCCGACGACACCCAGCGGCACCCGGCGGACCAGCGCGAGGTTGCCGGGCGCGGCCGGAGCGATCTCGTCGTAGAGCTTGTCGATCGCCTCGGCGTGCCAGGCGAAGCACCCGGCCGCGCCGGGGACGTCCACCGCCAGCGCCTCGGCCACCGGCTTGCCCATGTCGAGCGAGTCGTACAGGGCGAGTTCGGGGCCGTGCCGCTCGATCAGCTCGGCCAGGCGCAGCAGCCGCCGCTTGCGGGCCTCCGGCGCGAGGCCGGACCAGCGGCCGTCGGCGAAGGCGGCGCGCGCGGAGCGGACGGCGGCGTCCACGTCGGGCGCGTCACCGGCGGCGATCTCGGCGAGCACCCGGCCGGTGGCCGGGTCGGTGTCGGTGAAGGTGGCGCCGGACCGGGCGTCGCGCTGCTCGCCGTCCACGAAGGCACGGGTCTGCGGGGTGAGCCCGGCGGCCAGTCGCCGCCACTCGTCGGCGCCGGTCGGGGTGCTGGTTGCGGGGGTGGAGTCGTTCATGGCGGGAACCTCAGGCGTCCTCGAAGGGCAGGTGACCCGCGGTCTCGTCCACCGGGTCTCGGCTACTGCCCGAGTTCTTTGATACGAGATTCAAACAACTGCTCAGGCCTGCGTCAATGGCTGGAGCGGTGGGGGATTGTTCGATCTGCGGTCGGTGTCAGAGAATGGACGGCATGGCGCGACCGAAGAACCAGGAAGCCCGCCGCGGGGCGTTGATCCACGCCGCCGGGCGGGCCATCGCCGACCGGGGCATGACCGGCCTGCGGATCAAGGACATCGCCGCCGAGGCGGGGGTCTCGGCGGGATCGGTGCTGTACTACTACCCGGAGCTCGACGACCTGGTCCTGGCCGTCCACCAGGACGCCGTGGAGCGGTATCTGACGCTACGTCAGCAGAGCACGGACGAGCCGGAGGGCCCGGTCGCGCGGATGCGCGCCGCGCTGGCCTCCGGCCTGCCGCAGGGCCCGGACGACCCCGTGCACCGGCTGCTGTTCCAGTTGCACGGCCTCGCCGACCACAGTGCCGCGCACGCGGCGCTGATGGCCTCGTTGTTCGCCCGCGAGGTGTCCC includes these proteins:
- a CDS encoding TetR/AcrR family transcriptional regulator; protein product: MARPKNQEARRGALIHAAGRAIADRGMTGLRIKDIAAEAGVSAGSVLYYYPELDDLVLAVHQDAVERYLTLRQQSTDEPEGPVARMRAALASGLPQGPDDPVHRLLFQLHGLADHSAAHAALMASLFAREVSLYSTLLQVGAAVGVFAPAAAPPAELARNLVAMEDGYGLHIVARNPAVDRATALALLTAHARSVTGCPEL
- a CDS encoding aldehyde dehydrogenase, which codes for MNDSTPATSTPTGADEWRRLAAGLTPQTRAFVDGEQRDARSGATFTDTDPATGRVLAEIAAGDAPDVDAAVRSARAAFADGRWSGLAPEARKRRLLRLAELIERHGPELALYDSLDMGKPVAEALAVDVPGAAGCFAWHAEAIDKLYDEIAPAAPGNLALVRRVPLGVVGAVVPWNFPLDLASWKLAPALAAGNSVVLKPAEQSPQSALLLARLAVEAGIPDGVLNVVPGLGETAGRALGLHPDVDVLAFTGSTAVGRLFLGYAARSNGKQVWLEAGGKSPNLVFPDADLDAAAERAASGFCFNAGQVCSANTRLLVHADIAEEFTARVAEHAAGYRPGDPLDPATRLGPVVDEAQARRLVAAVDAARAAGGRVVHGGGRPDRVGAYVHPTIVAGLPEDAPLAREELFGPVLTVLPFRDEADAVRIANDSPYGLAASLWTRDLARAHRVAEALHAGTVSVNTVDALSPATPFGGFKQSGFGRDLSPHSVDKYTGLKTTWITFG
- a CDS encoding aspartate aminotransferase family protein, whose product is MSRTPLTPEQLREADRARIIHPYLPGSVTERVVMTGGSGCRLTDVDGRSYLDATGGLWLAQIGHGREEVARAAYEQMARLEYFTSFWEFSNDRAIELATRLTAMAPEGLGHVYFTSGGSEGNEAAIKMARYYHHRRGDSNRTWILARHKAYHGIGYGGGSATGFPVYHEGFAPMMPHVSHLTPPWPYRTELYPGAADTPGAVTDFLVAELEQRIAEIGPGNIAAMIGEPIMGVGGMLVPPDDYWPRVREVLDRHGILLILDEVVTAYGRVGTWFAAQHFGVTPDIIVTAKGITSGYIPLGALLVGDHVAEQLLADQGFPMGYTYNGHPVAAAVALANLDIIEREGLLARATEIGGLLHRELEARLGDLPVVGEIRSVGMMLAVELVADRATREPLPMPQPLLPDVIRRETGVIVRDCAHSLVLSPALVMTEAEAEEAVGAMRQVLERVTPAGVLRD